CTGATAGAAACGAGCCAGGTTTCGCAAAGAAATTCCCAATCCCTGTTCGTCGTTAAATTCTGCGGTTATTTGGAGATCTTGCAGGTAATTTGCTTTAGCTGCTTCAAGTTCTCCCATTTCTTCTGCTAATCTACCGAGTTGAAAGTACGTGCTAGCTTGAGAGAAGCGATCGCCAAAGTCGATAAAAATTTGCAAAGCTTGCTGGTAGTAGTCATTTGCTTGCTCAAACTGGCGCAATTCTTGGGCTACAGAGCCTAATTGGTGGTAGGTAGTAGCAATTGCTAATTGCCTTTCCCGATCGGGTAGAGATTGTAACTTTTCGAGTGATTCTAGCAATTGCAAATAAGTCGATCTAGCTGATGAGTAGTCTTGCGTTTTGAGGTAACAGTTACCTAATTTGAGGTAAACTTCTGCAATCTCAAATGCAATGTCAGCCGTAATCGATTCGGATGAATAATTTTCTACCCTTTCGCTCACAAATTTAGACAGTTCCAACCGATCTTGTATATTGGTGGTTAGATTGAGATAAACATCTAAACACTGATAAATCCCAATACTCTCTTGTTTCTCCAAGCAAATATTCAAAGCATTGTAGAGATTCTCATACTCCCAGTTGCAGAAAATAATACCTGTTTGTCGCTCTTGGGCTTCCTTCGAGTTCATCAATTGCTGGTAAGACTCAGCCAACTCTCGATAGTAGTTTTTAAACCCCTCCCATAGCGCCTCGCGAGTCCCTGCATCAAGTCCATTTAACTTAGTCTTCAAAAAATAAGGAAACACGGGCTGAATCGTCAGCAATTGCGGATTATCTGCATCCATTGGCGAGAGCAAACCCCAAGCAATGGCTTCTGCAATTGCTGCATCCAACTGCTCGAAGGGATACCCTTGAAATGGTTCTAACTGCTGCAACTGTTCTGCATAACTGGGCAAAAGTGGACGAAACAGAAACCCGCTAAAAGGAGCCAAACACACCAACAGCTTTTGCGCCTCTGGCGACAAATTGCTATGGGAATACTCCACGCACTTCAAAATACTTGCCGTCTTCTCCTGACTTCCCGAATCCACATTCAGATCCGCCGCATCTAACCCCGCCAAAATCTCCGCCGCACTCTGCCGTCGCAAGTTCCCCAACACCACCTGCATCGCTAAAGGATACCCCGCCAAGAGCTTCATCAGCTTTTTAAAGTCCTCACTCTGCCGAATCCGCTCAATTTTACGCGGCTCCTGCACCTGCCGCTCCAAAATCTGCTCTGCTAGGGTTGCCCGCGCCTCTTCATCCAACCCCCGCAACTCGTACACTGCCCCATTCAGCACTCGATCCAGCCAAGTTTCCCGACTCCGAGAACCCAACACCACCTTAGTTTTGCACTCTACCAACCGCCCCAAAAAGTCCCGCAACTTCTCTTGTTCCTCTGGGTTCAGGGTATGCTGAATCGCCAACTGTTGTCCGGTTACCGACTCCAAATTATCTAGCATTAAGCCGTAATTTTCCGAATTCAGCGTCGCTACGAGCTTGGATACCCGCACTTTCAAATCCATCGCCTGAAACTGCGCCACCTCATACTTACCATACACTCGCTGCCCAATGGCAAATACAATCTGCTCTAGAGTGTATGCCTTCTCGTCATAGCCAAAATAAAACACCTCCTTCACAAACTGCGTCTTTTGCCACCATTCCCGCAAATAATTCAGCAGCGTGGTTTTGCCCGTACCACCCATCCCCTGCACTAACAAAATATTGCGCCGCAACAAAGCCCGCTCGATCTTCAAAATCTCTAAATCTCGCCCTACAAACCCATAAATTGGCGTTTCAAACCGATAATAATCCGCCTGCTCCTGCCAATAAGCTTCTTCTGCTTCCGGCGTAAAAAGGCGCAACCTAAAATCTACTGGTTCCCG
This region of Merismopedia glauca CCAP 1448/3 genomic DNA includes:
- a CDS encoding tetratricopeptide repeat protein; protein product: MGAGMQAVLAMSYSITVSAAEILMTTLYQQLFAQKSLDEAMRLGRKELYNRQERKAYFNQKIRLEDWLLPVVYRREPVDFRLRLFTPEAEEAYWQEQADYYRFETPIYGFVGRDLEILKIERALLRRNILLVQGMGGTGKTTLLNYLREWWQKTQFVKEVFYFGYDEKAYTLEQIVFAIGQRVYGKYEVAQFQAMDLKVRVSKLVATLNSENYGLMLDNLESVTGQQLAIQHTLNPEEQEKLRDFLGRLVECKTKVVLGSRSRETWLDRVLNGAVYELRGLDEEARATLAEQILERQVQEPRKIERIRQSEDFKKLMKLLAGYPLAMQVVLGNLRRQSAAEILAGLDAADLNVDSGSQEKTASILKCVEYSHSNLSPEAQKLLVCLAPFSGFLFRPLLPSYAEQLQQLEPFQGYPFEQLDAAIAEAIAWGLLSPMDADNPQLLTIQPVFPYFLKTKLNGLDAGTREALWEGFKNYYRELAESYQQLMNSKEAQERQTGIIFCNWEYENLYNALNICLEKQESIGIYQCLDVYLNLTTNIQDRLELSKFVSERVENYSSESITADIAFEIAEVYLKLGNCYLKTQDYSSARSTYLQLLESLEKLQSLPDRERQLAIATTYHQLGSVAQELRQFEQANDYYQQALQIFIDFGDRFSQASTYFQLGRLAEEMGELEAAKANYLQDLQITAEFNDEQGLGISLRNLARFYQQTQDESILAAVASLFGATIEELKAAILSD